The Arthrobacter sp. NicSoilC5 genome has a window encoding:
- a CDS encoding siderophore-interacting protein, with protein sequence MKTRESAATQPATQPMSLAFEVTVSAVQQLSPTFRRITFGGYSLRDFGVHGHTLDLRVKLVIPSQAPDGSVLPVPAFDTAHAGWYRDWLAMDPAVRGSMRTYTVREARLDAVYPEIDVDFVMHADEDGHAGPAADWASKAKPGDPLTLIGPNNRAAHCVTAETYSGIEWRPGMAQRVLLAGDETAVPAISAILETLPPYMSGHALLEVPQAGDFLELSSPADIEITWLARGAAIGRSRPHGQLLHEAVRKAVPVPGWVGIKASDAGAGPEPEDVNVDEDILWETPSRMETAAISATKNPDMPAGAMPFYAWIAGEAAVIKDMRRYLVRDVGIDRKQVAFMGYWRQGKAEG encoded by the coding sequence ATGAAGACCCGGGAAAGCGCCGCCACCCAGCCGGCAACCCAGCCGATGAGCCTTGCCTTCGAGGTGACCGTCTCAGCTGTCCAGCAACTGAGCCCCACGTTCCGCAGGATCACCTTCGGCGGCTACTCCTTGCGTGACTTCGGCGTCCACGGCCACACCCTGGACCTGCGGGTGAAGCTCGTCATTCCATCGCAGGCCCCCGACGGGTCGGTCCTGCCGGTCCCCGCCTTCGACACCGCCCACGCCGGCTGGTACCGGGACTGGTTGGCCATGGACCCGGCCGTGCGCGGCTCCATGCGCACCTATACGGTCCGGGAGGCGCGGCTGGATGCGGTGTACCCCGAGATCGACGTCGACTTCGTGATGCACGCCGACGAGGATGGGCACGCCGGGCCGGCAGCGGACTGGGCATCCAAGGCCAAACCCGGCGACCCGCTCACCCTCATCGGCCCGAACAACCGCGCCGCGCACTGCGTCACCGCCGAAACCTATTCCGGTATCGAGTGGCGCCCCGGCATGGCCCAGCGCGTCCTGCTCGCCGGCGACGAAACCGCCGTCCCCGCCATCTCCGCGATCCTGGAAACGCTCCCGCCATACATGAGTGGCCACGCCCTCCTGGAAGTCCCGCAGGCAGGCGACTTCCTCGAACTCAGCTCCCCGGCGGACATCGAAATCACCTGGCTCGCCCGCGGCGCCGCCATCGGGCGGTCCCGGCCACACGGGCAGCTGCTGCATGAGGCCGTGCGCAAAGCCGTCCCCGTGCCGGGCTGGGTGGGCATCAAAGCCTCCGACGCCGGCGCAGGTCCCGAGCCCGAAGACGTCAACGTGGACGAGGACATCCTTTGGGAGACACCGTCCCGGATGGAAACCGCCGCCATCAGCGCCACCAAGAACCCGGACATGCCCGCCGGTGCCATGCCGTTCTACGCCTGGATCGCAGGTGAAGCAGCCGTCATCAAGGACATGCGCCGCTACCTGGTGCGGGACGTGGGCATCGACCGGAAACAGGTGGCGTTCATGGGGTACTGGCGGCAGGGCAAAGCCGAAGGCTAG
- a CDS encoding SGNH/GDSL hydrolase family protein has product MDFTSRFVALGDSFTEGVGDDDPARPNGVRGWADRVAEQLCAADPDFGYANLAIRGRKLRQILAEQVDAAVELNPTLVSIYAGANDILRPRVDIDDLLVEYNDAVAKLAATGATVVMFTGFDARGSKVFGTMRGRTAIYNELVRGIAGDHGALLVDYWRFSEYYDWGMWAHDRMHMSAAGHANMAKRVLEVLKCDHSIDVPPMTPVPELSGADAIRANAQWFREYAAPWVVRRVTGKSSGDNLQAKYPQLTRL; this is encoded by the coding sequence ATGGATTTCACTTCCCGGTTTGTGGCACTCGGCGACTCTTTCACCGAAGGCGTCGGTGACGACGACCCGGCACGTCCCAACGGTGTCCGCGGATGGGCCGACCGTGTGGCGGAACAGCTCTGCGCCGCGGACCCGGACTTCGGCTACGCCAACCTGGCCATCCGTGGCAGGAAGCTCCGCCAAATCCTGGCTGAACAGGTGGACGCCGCCGTCGAACTCAACCCCACCCTGGTGAGCATCTACGCCGGCGCCAATGACATCCTCCGCCCGCGCGTGGACATCGATGATCTCCTCGTGGAATACAACGACGCCGTGGCGAAGCTCGCTGCCACCGGCGCCACCGTGGTGATGTTCACGGGTTTCGACGCCCGGGGTTCGAAGGTATTCGGCACCATGCGGGGCCGCACTGCCATTTACAACGAACTGGTCCGCGGGATCGCCGGGGACCACGGCGCCCTGCTGGTGGACTACTGGCGCTTCAGCGAGTACTACGACTGGGGCATGTGGGCCCACGACCGGATGCACATGTCCGCCGCCGGCCACGCGAACATGGCCAAGCGCGTGCTTGAGGTCCTCAAATGTGACCACTCCATCGACGTCCCGCCCATGACTCCGGTGCCGGAACTGAGCGGGGCCGACGCCATCCGTGCCAACGCCCAGTGGTTCCGCGAATACGCGGCGCCGTGGGTGGTCCGCCGCGTCACCGGGAAATCCTCCGGGGACAACCTGCAGGCCAAGTACCCCCAGCTCACGCGGCTGTAG
- a CDS encoding FAD:protein FMN transferase — protein sequence MQQTSNPLPATAGTTLKARTFDCMGTVIGLTLPVDSPAEGQPGLDELAAATAVVERLFRDLDETFSLYRPDSEASRLARGELTLPRASAQMRERYAEAHEWRLRTEGAFTPERPDGVLDLSGIIKGHAIRAAGTSLVALGRRDWCLNAGGDVLVSGSPHPGSAEPWKAGVVDPADRLTLITGYPLGGNSRHSAMATSGSAERGEHIWRVGSRAGDDGFVQVTVAAGDIVTADVLATAIVAGGTRMLDRAADNWDVAVLAIRADGSILATPAFQPG from the coding sequence ATGCAGCAAACCTCTAACCCCCTGCCCGCCACGGCAGGCACCACCCTGAAGGCCCGCACCTTTGACTGCATGGGAACGGTCATCGGCCTGACACTGCCGGTGGACTCCCCCGCGGAAGGGCAGCCGGGGCTCGACGAGCTCGCAGCCGCCACCGCCGTCGTCGAACGCCTGTTCCGGGACCTGGACGAAACGTTCAGCCTGTACCGCCCCGATTCGGAAGCCAGCAGGCTGGCGCGCGGTGAACTGACGCTGCCCCGCGCCTCGGCGCAGATGCGCGAGCGTTATGCCGAAGCCCACGAGTGGCGGCTGCGCACGGAAGGGGCCTTCACCCCTGAAAGGCCAGACGGGGTGCTGGATCTGTCCGGGATCATCAAGGGCCATGCCATCCGCGCGGCCGGGACGTCGCTCGTGGCCCTGGGCCGCCGGGACTGGTGTTTGAACGCCGGCGGCGACGTCCTGGTCAGCGGTTCGCCGCACCCCGGCAGCGCCGAACCCTGGAAAGCCGGCGTGGTGGACCCTGCCGACCGACTGACCCTCATCACGGGATATCCGCTGGGCGGCAACAGCCGGCACAGCGCGATGGCCACCTCCGGCTCCGCTGAACGCGGCGAGCACATCTGGCGGGTGGGAAGCAGGGCCGGTGACGACGGGTTTGTCCAGGTCACCGTTGCCGCCGGGGATATTGTCACCGCCGACGTTCTGGCCACGGCGATCGTTGCCGGCGGGACACGGATGCTGGACCGTGCCGCGGACAACTGGGACGTTGCCGTGCTGGCCATCCGCGCGGACGGCTCGATCCTGGCGACTCCGGCGTTCCAGCCGGGGTAG
- a CDS encoding MarR family transcriptional regulator, whose protein sequence is MTEPRWLNADERRAWLALVSINTLLPAALDTKLHAAGKLSLFDYTVLAMLSEAEDRFLPMSELAARTSASLSRLSHVVTKLQKRGWVERRPHPHDARVTTAHLTEEGMATIVGLAPAHVEDVRDLFLDALTEQDVLDLARIGEKVVGRLDSDHWILRETQA, encoded by the coding sequence ATGACCGAACCCCGCTGGCTCAACGCTGACGAACGCCGCGCCTGGCTGGCGCTGGTAAGCATCAATACGCTGCTGCCTGCCGCCCTGGACACCAAGCTGCACGCCGCGGGAAAACTGTCCCTGTTCGATTACACCGTCCTGGCCATGCTGTCCGAAGCCGAGGACCGGTTCCTGCCCATGAGCGAGCTCGCAGCCCGCACCAGCGCCTCCCTCTCCCGCCTCTCACACGTGGTGACCAAGCTGCAGAAGCGCGGCTGGGTGGAACGCCGCCCGCACCCCCACGACGCCAGGGTGACCACGGCCCACCTCACCGAGGAAGGCATGGCCACGATTGTCGGCCTGGCCCCGGCGCATGTTGAGGACGTCCGTGACCTGTTCCTCGATGCCCTGACTGAACAGGACGTGCTGGACCTGGCGCGGATCGGTGAAAAAGTGGTGGGACGCCTGGACTCGGACCACTGGATCCTGCGCGAAACCCAGGCCTGA
- a CDS encoding FMN-binding protein has protein sequence MKIRGTVAAALASAGILLAGWQTGTQAGGISTVASSTTATGTTGATGTGSTGTGSSGSAGSSSSSGTAGSSGSASSSGSSGSSSSSNSSASGTYKGNTVQTRFGPVQVQITVANGKITDVTALQLTNTDGKSIQISNRAAPLLRSKVLAAQSANVQTVSGATITSDAYLTSLQAALDAANL, from the coding sequence GTGAAAATTCGCGGAACAGTCGCAGCAGCTTTGGCCTCCGCCGGGATCCTCCTGGCGGGCTGGCAGACAGGCACGCAGGCCGGCGGCATCAGCACCGTCGCATCAAGTACGACGGCGACCGGCACCACGGGTGCAACAGGCACCGGGTCCACGGGGACGGGTTCGTCCGGGTCGGCCGGGTCCTCCAGCTCATCGGGCACCGCAGGGTCTTCCGGGTCAGCAAGCTCCTCCGGGTCCTCCGGTTCGTCCAGTTCGTCCAATTCCTCCGCGTCCGGCACCTACAAGGGCAACACCGTCCAGACCCGGTTTGGCCCCGTGCAGGTCCAGATCACGGTGGCGAACGGGAAGATCACCGATGTCACGGCGCTGCAGCTGACCAATACGGACGGCAAATCCATCCAGATCAGCAACCGCGCGGCACCCCTGCTCCGCAGCAAGGTCCTGGCGGCGCAGTCTGCCAATGTCCAGACCGTCAGCGGCGCCACCATCACCAGCGACGCCTACCTCACCTCACTCCAGGCAGCCCTCGATGCAGCAAACCTCTAA
- the rpmB gene encoding 50S ribosomal protein L28 produces the protein MAAHCQVTGAEPGFGHSISHSHRRNKRRFDPNIQKKRYWVPSLRRNVTLQVSARGIKTIDVRGIDAVVADILARGVKL, from the coding sequence ATGGCAGCACACTGCCAAGTGACCGGGGCCGAGCCGGGCTTTGGGCACAGCATTTCGCACTCGCACCGCCGCAACAAGCGTCGGTTCGATCCGAACATCCAGAAGAAGCGCTACTGGGTTCCGTCCCTGCGCCGTAACGTCACGCTGCAGGTTTCTGCACGTGGCATCAAGACCATCGACGTGCGCGGTATCGACGCAGTCGTCGCCGACATTCTGGCTCGTGGGGTGAAGCTCTAG
- a CDS encoding SGNH/GDSL hydrolase family protein, translating into MSSDPLLPDSGRRVFVALGDSFTEGVGDRDERLPNGVRGWADRVAEKLAKAQPGWKYANLAIRSKRLRHIVDEQLEPALRMRPTLVTLYAGGNDILDLKTDMPALMADYEQLVARLAGTGATLVLFTGFDVKVSALLEPLKKRNTYYNQRVRDIADKYGAVLVDYWCLDAFHDRRMWDSDRLHMSKAGHKYLAGQVLDQLGVPHKIKPRDWEPPARPGLREWERRQRRWVHDWVLPLFGRKLRGVTLGDTLTPRWPQPVKVPRNGGLKKLAAGTSDAGSIPSGSSPP; encoded by the coding sequence GTGTCCTCTGATCCCTTGCTTCCTGACTCCGGGCGGCGGGTGTTTGTTGCCCTTGGGGATTCCTTTACCGAAGGGGTGGGGGATCGGGATGAGCGGCTGCCCAACGGGGTGCGGGGGTGGGCCGACCGGGTGGCCGAGAAACTCGCCAAGGCGCAGCCAGGGTGGAAATATGCCAACCTGGCCATCAGGAGCAAGCGGCTGCGGCACATCGTCGACGAGCAGCTGGAACCGGCGCTGCGGATGCGGCCAACGCTTGTCACGCTCTACGCCGGCGGCAACGACATCCTGGACCTGAAGACCGACATGCCGGCGCTCATGGCGGACTACGAACAGCTGGTGGCCCGGCTGGCCGGTACCGGGGCCACGCTGGTCCTCTTCACGGGGTTCGACGTCAAGGTGTCCGCCCTGCTGGAGCCACTGAAGAAGCGCAACACTTATTACAACCAGCGGGTCCGGGACATCGCGGATAAATACGGGGCCGTGCTGGTGGACTACTGGTGCCTGGACGCCTTCCACGACCGGCGGATGTGGGACTCGGACCGGCTTCACATGTCCAAAGCCGGGCACAAATACCTTGCCGGGCAGGTGCTGGACCAGCTGGGCGTGCCGCACAAGATCAAACCCAGGGACTGGGAACCACCCGCCCGGCCCGGCCTGCGCGAGTGGGAGCGGCGCCAGCGCCGCTGGGTCCACGACTGGGTCCTGCCGCTCTTCGGCCGCAAGCTCCGTGGGGTCACGCTGGGGGACACCCTCACCCCGCGCTGGCCCCAGCCGGTGAAGGTTCCGCGGAACGGCGGGTTGAAGAAGCTCGCCGCCGGAACGTCCGACGCCGGCAGCATACCTTCGGGAAGCAGCCCGCCTTAG
- the rpsN gene encoding 30S ribosomal protein S14 has product MAKKSKIARNEQRKVIVERYAAKRLELKKTLVDENATDEAREAARLGLQKLPRNASPIRLRNRDIIDGRPRGTFQKFGISRVRFRDMAHRGELPGITKSSW; this is encoded by the coding sequence ATGGCTAAGAAGTCCAAGATTGCTCGCAACGAGCAGCGCAAGGTCATCGTTGAGCGTTACGCTGCCAAGCGCCTCGAACTGAAGAAGACCCTGGTTGACGAAAACGCAACCGACGAAGCACGCGAAGCAGCCCGCCTGGGCCTGCAGAAGCTGCCCCGCAACGCGTCCCCGATCCGTCTGCGCAACCGCGACATCATCGACGGCCGCCCCCGTGGCACCTTCCAGAAGTTCGGTATCTCCCGTGTTCGCTTCCGCGACATGGCTCACCGCGGTGAGCTCCCGGGCATCACCAAGTCTTCTTGGTAA
- a CDS encoding iron ABC transporter permease, translated as MSTTTAPPAADNGTQVPVTAAPGTLRGDARGRKPAAWLLAAVVVLVLLAGTSLAVGARDVPLGTVWQALTAFDPANGDHAVVHARIPRTVLGLLAGGALGLAGAAMQGVARNPLADPGIIGVNAGAALGVVTGIYLFGVTTFTGYIWFAFTGAAAAAVVVYLIASLGRDGATPVKLALAGAALSAGLSSLMNVILVSSQDTLDRFRFWQVGGIAGRDWPVLLPGLPFLAAGALVVLLAGRTLNSLALGDDVARGLGQRVGLARAVVALGVVLLCGTATALAGPIGFVGLVIPHAVRFLTGPDYRWILPLSLVAAPALLLGADIVGRVVLLPGEIPAGIMTALVGAPVFVWLVRRGKGAGL; from the coding sequence ATGAGTACGACGACGGCGCCTCCGGCAGCGGACAACGGCACCCAGGTGCCGGTCACGGCAGCCCCGGGCACCCTCCGGGGTGATGCTCGGGGAAGGAAACCTGCTGCCTGGCTGCTGGCCGCCGTCGTCGTTTTGGTCCTCCTGGCCGGCACATCGCTGGCCGTGGGCGCCCGTGACGTTCCCCTCGGCACTGTGTGGCAGGCGCTCACAGCATTCGATCCCGCAAACGGGGACCACGCCGTGGTGCACGCCCGTATCCCGCGGACCGTCCTGGGCCTGCTGGCCGGCGGTGCGCTGGGCCTGGCCGGTGCGGCGATGCAGGGTGTTGCCCGCAATCCGCTGGCCGATCCCGGCATCATCGGTGTCAACGCCGGAGCTGCCCTGGGGGTGGTCACGGGAATCTACCTCTTCGGCGTCACCACCTTCACCGGCTACATCTGGTTCGCGTTCACCGGGGCCGCCGCGGCCGCCGTCGTGGTGTACCTCATCGCCTCGCTGGGCCGGGACGGCGCAACGCCGGTGAAGCTCGCGCTGGCGGGAGCAGCATTGAGCGCCGGGCTGTCATCGCTCATGAACGTCATCCTGGTCTCCAGCCAGGACACCCTCGACCGGTTCCGCTTCTGGCAGGTGGGCGGCATCGCGGGCCGTGACTGGCCGGTACTCCTGCCGGGTTTGCCGTTCCTGGCGGCGGGTGCGCTGGTCGTGCTGCTGGCCGGGCGGACCCTCAACAGCCTTGCCCTGGGGGACGACGTTGCCCGCGGGCTGGGCCAACGGGTGGGCCTGGCCCGCGCCGTGGTGGCCCTGGGGGTGGTCCTGCTGTGCGGCACGGCCACCGCGCTGGCGGGGCCCATCGGCTTCGTTGGCCTGGTGATCCCGCATGCTGTGCGCTTCCTCACCGGCCCGGACTACCGCTGGATCCTGCCGTTGTCCCTGGTGGCCGCCCCGGCGCTGCTGCTGGGCGCGGACATCGTTGGCCGGGTGGTGCTGCTTCCCGGTGAAATCCCGGCGGGCATCATGACCGCCCTGGTCGGCGCCCCCGTGTTCGTGTGGCTGGTCCGCCGCGGGAAAGGGGCAGGCCTGTGA
- a CDS encoding ferredoxin reductase family protein, with product MNTQLLPASPAASSSGRPELSPPKIPARGWFARQYRRRLLRTDFLTVIAWASVAAAIALWLADGGATSITSPASLFTAAGIVAGLAGMDLVLLMLLLAARIPFIDRTIGHDRALEFHGKLGKPSLYLLLAHGLLLVIGYGMAEGLDPVSESINLWVQVPDMWLAFVSMALFIAVVVTSLVAVRRRFPYEFWYVVHLLTYAAVATSIPHQFSVGGLFAAGTWQRWYWLAICIYTGSALVYFRILEPVLATARHQLTVARVEAVAPGVVNIVMRGRKLDQLAGTGGRFFIWRFLAPGMWWHPHPFSLSAEPVVNGRDGQGTLRVTVRNLGDGSAQLLRLRKGTKVALEGPYGLLSTAARTKNKVVMIGAGIGITPLRALLETTPFAPGEATVLLRGHTDKELYLGTEILDLCQARGARLFHLTGPRGPGRSTWLPEDSVRNGYSLTSYVPDIRDADVYVCGPAAWAANVIADAGKAGVPEEQIHHERFDW from the coding sequence ATGAACACACAGCTCCTGCCGGCATCACCGGCCGCAAGCAGCTCCGGCCGCCCGGAGCTCTCACCACCGAAGATACCCGCCCGCGGCTGGTTCGCCCGCCAGTACCGCCGGCGCCTGCTGCGGACGGACTTCCTGACCGTCATTGCCTGGGCATCCGTGGCTGCCGCCATCGCCTTATGGCTGGCAGACGGCGGGGCCACCAGCATCACCTCGCCCGCCTCGCTGTTCACGGCGGCGGGAATCGTGGCCGGCCTGGCGGGTATGGACCTGGTCCTGCTGATGCTGCTCCTGGCCGCGAGGATCCCGTTCATCGACCGCACCATCGGCCACGACCGGGCCCTGGAATTCCACGGCAAACTGGGCAAGCCCTCCCTCTACCTCCTGTTGGCACACGGCCTCCTGCTGGTCATCGGGTACGGCATGGCCGAGGGACTGGACCCGGTCAGCGAATCCATCAACCTGTGGGTGCAGGTCCCCGACATGTGGCTGGCGTTCGTCTCCATGGCCCTGTTCATCGCCGTCGTGGTGACCTCCCTGGTGGCTGTGCGCCGGCGCTTCCCGTACGAGTTCTGGTACGTGGTCCACCTGCTGACCTACGCGGCGGTGGCAACGTCAATCCCGCACCAGTTCAGCGTGGGCGGCCTCTTTGCGGCCGGCACCTGGCAGCGGTGGTACTGGCTCGCCATCTGCATCTACACCGGCAGTGCCCTGGTGTACTTCCGCATCCTTGAGCCGGTTCTGGCCACCGCGCGCCACCAACTGACGGTGGCCCGCGTGGAGGCCGTGGCTCCGGGCGTGGTGAACATCGTCATGCGGGGACGGAAGCTGGACCAGCTGGCGGGGACGGGCGGACGCTTCTTCATCTGGCGCTTCCTGGCGCCGGGCATGTGGTGGCACCCCCACCCGTTCAGCCTGTCCGCGGAGCCCGTGGTCAACGGCCGGGACGGCCAGGGGACGCTGCGGGTCACCGTCCGGAACCTCGGCGACGGCTCCGCCCAGCTGCTCCGGCTGCGGAAGGGCACCAAGGTGGCCCTGGAGGGTCCCTACGGATTGCTCAGCACGGCAGCCCGGACGAAGAACAAGGTGGTGATGATCGGCGCCGGCATCGGCATCACTCCCCTGCGCGCGCTGTTGGAGACCACCCCGTTCGCTCCAGGCGAGGCCACGGTCCTGCTCCGCGGCCACACTGACAAGGAGCTTTACCTGGGCACCGAAATCCTTGACCTCTGCCAGGCGCGCGGGGCCCGGCTCTTCCACCTCACCGGGCCGCGGGGCCCTGGCCGGTCCACCTGGCTTCCCGAGGACTCGGTGCGCAACGGCTACAGCCTTACCTCCTATGTGCCGGACATCAGGGATGCGGACGTCTACGTCTGCGGCCCGGCGGCGTGGGCGGCCAATGTCATTGCGGACGCCGGGAAGGCCGGCGTCCCCGAGGAACAGATCCATCACGAAAGGTTTGACTGGTGA
- the rpmG gene encoding 50S ribosomal protein L33, whose protein sequence is MAKDKDVRPIIKLKSTAGTGYTYVTRKNRRNDPDRMVLKKYDPKIRQHVEFREER, encoded by the coding sequence GTGGCTAAGGACAAGGACGTACGTCCGATCATCAAGCTCAAGTCGACCGCGGGCACGGGTTACACCTACGTGACCCGCAAGAACCGTCGTAACGACCCGGACCGCATGGTCCTGAAGAAGTACGACCCCAAGATCCGCCAGCACGTCGAATTCCGAGAGGAGCGCTAA
- a CDS encoding iron ABC transporter permease translates to MEQRGGRGRLHRTAMLAAAVVILFFASVLLGSYTVTISDFFTIVINHLTGGAKIPGASFIVMENKLPRAVIGTLIGIAFGLAGALFQTMLRNPLASPDVIGISSGASAAAVVAIVVFGVSGAAVSAAALAGALAVAALIYAISRGARRTGRGTAAGNRLVLAGVGTAAALQAVVSFLMTRADIRTAADALVWLNGSLNSANWDRAGILFLALAALLPATGLIAGPLRILELGDDAAAGLGVRVNTARLALVVVAVSLAAVATAAAGPVSFVAFLAGPIARRFTGKASLPASAMVGALIVLAADYFAANLAPLFLGGTVLPVGVVTGALGAPFLLWLLVTANRKDA, encoded by the coding sequence ATGGAGCAGCGCGGGGGACGGGGGCGACTGCACCGGACCGCGATGCTGGCTGCCGCCGTCGTGATCCTGTTCTTCGCGTCCGTCCTGCTGGGCAGCTACACGGTGACCATTTCGGATTTCTTCACCATCGTCATCAACCACCTCACCGGCGGCGCGAAGATTCCGGGAGCCAGCTTCATCGTGATGGAGAACAAACTTCCCCGCGCGGTCATCGGCACCCTGATCGGGATCGCGTTCGGCCTGGCCGGCGCCCTGTTCCAGACCATGCTGCGGAACCCCCTCGCCAGCCCCGACGTTATTGGCATCAGCTCGGGGGCCAGTGCGGCGGCGGTTGTTGCGATCGTTGTTTTCGGCGTATCCGGTGCCGCTGTGTCCGCGGCGGCGCTGGCGGGTGCCCTGGCCGTGGCGGCCCTGATTTACGCGATCTCCCGAGGCGCCCGCCGAACCGGCAGGGGAACCGCTGCCGGAAACAGGCTGGTCCTGGCCGGTGTGGGGACCGCGGCAGCCCTCCAGGCCGTGGTCAGCTTCCTCATGACCCGGGCCGACATCCGCACCGCCGCCGACGCCCTGGTCTGGCTGAACGGATCCCTGAACTCCGCCAACTGGGACCGCGCCGGGATCCTCTTCCTTGCGCTCGCCGCCCTGCTTCCCGCCACCGGGCTTATCGCCGGGCCGCTGCGAATCCTGGAACTGGGGGATGACGCAGCGGCCGGGCTGGGCGTCCGGGTCAACACCGCGCGCCTGGCACTGGTGGTCGTCGCGGTATCGCTGGCAGCAGTGGCGACGGCGGCTGCCGGACCGGTCTCGTTCGTCGCCTTCCTGGCCGGTCCCATCGCCCGCCGCTTCACAGGCAAAGCCAGCCTGCCGGCGTCGGCCATGGTGGGCGCCCTGATTGTCCTGGCGGCCGACTACTTCGCCGCCAACCTGGCCCCCTTGTTTTTGGGCGGCACAGTGCTCCCGGTGGGCGTGGTCACCGGCGCGCTCGGCGCCCCGTTCCTGCTGTGGCTCCTGGTCACGGCCAACCGAAAGGATGCCTGA
- a CDS encoding YciI family protein, translating to MYVVSLTYRVPQEIVDFHNDAHIAWLQKAFDDGVFIAAGRKIPRTGGLLLSQAERETLDASLAQDPFYTNGVADFEVMEFHAGRVAPGYEILLDTPPQPAP from the coding sequence ATGTATGTTGTCTCCCTCACCTACCGCGTGCCCCAGGAGATCGTCGACTTCCACAACGACGCCCACATCGCCTGGCTGCAAAAGGCGTTCGACGACGGCGTGTTCATCGCCGCCGGACGCAAGATTCCGCGCACCGGCGGGTTGCTGCTGTCGCAGGCCGAACGGGAAACCCTGGACGCGAGCCTGGCGCAGGATCCGTTCTACACCAACGGGGTTGCCGACTTCGAAGTCATGGAATTCCATGCAGGCCGGGTGGCCCCGGGCTACGAAATCCTGCTGGACACCCCTCCCCAGCCCGCACCCTAA
- a CDS encoding ABC transporter ATP-binding protein translates to MAVLQAKDLTLSYHQRCVVDGLSVRLPEGRVTMIVGANACGKSTLLRGLSRLLKPASGAVTLDGKDIHSRPARELARTLGLLPQHPSAPDGITVRDLVGRGRYPHQGFFRNWSVKDDAAVQRALEATGTLELAGRDVDELSGGQRQRAWIAMALAQETDVLLLDEPTTYLDLAHQVEVLDLVTDLNRTRGTTVAIVLHDLNLAARYADHVIAMKDGAVAALGSPHDVVTEDLVKNVFGLESRVIPDPVSGTPLILPIGRHHATTTELELVS, encoded by the coding sequence GTGGCAGTTCTCCAAGCCAAGGACCTGACCCTCAGCTACCACCAGCGCTGCGTGGTGGACGGGCTCAGCGTCCGGCTCCCCGAAGGCAGGGTGACCATGATCGTGGGCGCCAACGCCTGCGGAAAGTCGACCCTGCTGCGCGGCCTGTCCCGGCTCCTGAAACCCGCCAGCGGCGCCGTGACCCTGGACGGCAAGGACATCCATTCCCGCCCGGCACGCGAACTGGCCCGCACCCTGGGCCTGCTACCCCAGCACCCCAGCGCCCCGGACGGGATCACCGTCCGCGACCTGGTGGGGCGGGGACGCTACCCGCACCAGGGCTTCTTCCGCAACTGGAGTGTCAAGGACGACGCCGCGGTGCAGCGCGCGCTGGAAGCCACCGGAACGCTGGAGCTCGCCGGGCGGGACGTGGACGAACTGTCCGGCGGCCAGCGGCAGCGGGCCTGGATCGCCATGGCCCTTGCCCAGGAAACCGACGTCCTGCTGCTGGACGAACCCACCACCTACCTGGACCTGGCCCACCAGGTGGAGGTCCTGGACCTGGTGACGGACCTGAACCGCACGCGCGGCACCACCGTGGCCATCGTCCTGCACGACCTCAACCTGGCCGCCCGCTACGCTGACCACGTCATCGCCATGAAGGACGGCGCCGTGGCGGCCTTGGGGTCCCCGCACGACGTGGTGACGGAGGACCTGGTCAAAAACGTCTTCGGCCTGGAGAGCCGCGTCATCCCGGACCCCGTCTCCGGTACCCCGCTGATCCTTCCCATTGGTCGCCACCACGCCACAACCACCGAACTGGAGCTCGTTTCATGA